A section of the Streptococcus oriscaviae genome encodes:
- a CDS encoding NAD(P)/FAD-dependent oxidoreductase yields the protein MTKHIVIVGAGYAGIAAARLLGKTFKKQDDVTVTLIDKNSFHTYMTELHEVAAGRVEANAIKYDLQRIFKKYPKVRLVTDKVLEIDYEQKQVIAEHQKLPFDYLLLAMGGEANDFGVKGVKEHGFTLWSIEAAERLHDHIIDACYRAMREHDEEKRCALLTFTVIGAGFTGIEMIGELIDWVPVLAREFKLDPDEFSLKVVEATPQILAMVTEKEQVKARKYLEKKGVELILADGVASVEEASLTLSSGRIIPTYTSIWTAGVQANSDAADFGIETGRAQRLVANEYMEAKGKEQVYVAGDLVYYEDPNQDGKPTPQIVQAAEQTGHTAAQNIIAAITGGKKHSFKGKYDGFMVSIGSKYGVAFLMDKYHLSGFMAMAVKHMVNLLYFFTIRSFFYMGAYVRHEFFDIKNKRNIFGGHTSGKGNLLWSVPLRVFYGSVWLYEGIKKAFGLFGTTSWLGDDVVFPFEWLADPVSGASAAEATSSASQAVTEVAEPIFGLSYAYGEQPMTVLSEMPDWFEAIMQFIMPNQDVALFMQKFMTIAEIAIGLALIVGAFVWIVSAATVALVAMFSLSGMFYWVNIWFVPVAIALMNGAGRSFGLDYWIMPWLGRFLDKKVYGRPRHIYGQK from the coding sequence GTGACAAAACATATTGTAATAGTTGGCGCGGGCTATGCAGGAATTGCTGCGGCTCGCTTACTCGGGAAAACCTTTAAGAAACAGGACGATGTAACGGTTACCTTAATTGATAAGAACTCCTTCCATACTTATATGACGGAGCTTCACGAGGTAGCGGCAGGACGTGTTGAGGCCAATGCCATCAAATACGACCTTCAGCGGATTTTTAAAAAATACCCTAAGGTTCGTCTGGTTACAGACAAAGTATTAGAAATTGACTATGAGCAAAAGCAGGTGATTGCAGAGCACCAAAAACTGCCTTTTGATTACTTGCTACTGGCCATGGGTGGAGAGGCCAATGATTTTGGCGTCAAGGGTGTGAAGGAACACGGTTTTACCCTCTGGTCTATTGAAGCAGCAGAGAGGCTGCATGACCATATTATTGATGCTTGTTACCGTGCTATGCGAGAGCATGATGAAGAAAAACGATGTGCTCTGCTGACCTTTACCGTGATTGGAGCTGGTTTTACAGGGATTGAGATGATCGGTGAGCTGATTGACTGGGTTCCTGTTTTGGCAAGAGAATTTAAGCTAGACCCAGACGAATTTTCTCTCAAGGTTGTTGAGGCGACACCGCAGATTTTAGCCATGGTCACTGAGAAGGAGCAGGTTAAGGCTCGGAAATATCTAGAGAAAAAAGGGGTAGAGCTAATCTTGGCAGATGGCGTTGCCAGTGTCGAAGAAGCGAGCCTGACCTTGAGTTCTGGTCGCATCATTCCGACCTATACCTCTATCTGGACTGCCGGCGTTCAAGCCAATAGTGATGCGGCTGATTTTGGCATTGAAACGGGTCGTGCCCAGCGCTTGGTAGCCAACGAGTACATGGAAGCCAAGGGCAAGGAGCAGGTCTATGTGGCAGGTGATTTGGTCTACTATGAAGACCCGAACCAGGACGGAAAACCAACACCTCAAATCGTGCAGGCCGCGGAGCAAACCGGTCATACGGCTGCCCAAAACATCATTGCGGCCATTACTGGCGGCAAAAAGCATAGCTTTAAAGGCAAATACGATGGCTTCATGGTGTCGATTGGTTCCAAGTATGGAGTAGCCTTTTTGATGGACAAATACCATCTGTCAGGCTTCATGGCAATGGCTGTCAAACATATGGTTAATCTTCTCTACTTCTTCACCATTCGCAGCTTCTTCTATATGGGTGCCTATGTTCGTCACGAATTTTTTGACATTAAGAACAAACGAAATATCTTTGGCGGCCATACATCAGGCAAAGGCAATCTACTCTGGTCGGTACCGCTTCGAGTCTTCTATGGTTCAGTTTGGCTTTACGAGGGGATTAAAAAGGCCTTTGGTCTGTTTGGAACGACCTCTTGGCTGGGAGATGATGTTGTCTTTCCATTTGAGTGGTTGGCAGATCCTGTTAGTGGGGCTTCTGCAGCAGAGGCTACTTCTAGTGCCTCTCAGGCGGTAACAGAGGTGGCAGAGCCTATCTTTGGTCTAAGCTATGCCTACGGAGAGCAGCCGATGACAGTCTTAAGTGAGATGCCTGACTGGTTTGAAGCCATTATGCAGTTTATCATGCCGAATCAGGATGTTGCTCTCTTTATGCAAAAATTTATGACCATTGCTGAAATTGCTATCGGTCTAGCCCTTATCGTCGGTGCCTTTGTCTGGATTGTCAGCGCGGCAACAGTGGCTCTGGTAGCTATGTTCAGTCTGTCAGGTATGTTCTACTGGGTGAATATCTGGTTTGTTCCAGTTGCAATTGCTTTGATGAACGGTGCAGGACGCAGCTTTGGTTTGGACTACTGGATCATGCCATGGCTAGGCCGTTTCCTTGATAAGAAGGTATACGGTAGGCCGCGACACATTTATGGTCAGAAGTAA
- a CDS encoding polyprenyl synthetase family protein produces MVHRIWEAYPEVKVHLEKVKELMKAEMPLLHPAVHEKIRQYMDAPGKYIRSGLCLMMSNMVEGQISPAKCYFAAAIEVLHLATLIHDDVIDEADSRRGILAAHKQFSNRIAIYAGDYLLVYAGRLASKGLRQLGATEEDMDGVKEGVLERILVGELSQLMNQYNSQMTMKAYLKQIQGKTALLFGLACQVGAFTVGGDKKIHQEAFRAGQAIGMAFQLRDDLIDYRLTPDQSGKPAHQDLQNGIYTAPLLLALRTDKGLRDALQQLEKHPADPELAQLILERVCQTSALEETETLIAAYLNRMETHLFRMIQPEVSQNLTELIKGVMGSYY; encoded by the coding sequence ATGGTACATAGGATTTGGGAAGCCTATCCAGAAGTAAAGGTACACTTGGAAAAGGTCAAAGAATTGATGAAGGCTGAGATGCCTCTCTTGCATCCTGCTGTCCATGAAAAAATCCGTCAGTATATGGATGCTCCTGGAAAGTACATCCGGTCCGGACTCTGCCTGATGATGTCTAACATGGTGGAAGGACAAATTAGTCCGGCCAAGTGCTATTTTGCAGCTGCTATTGAAGTTCTTCATCTAGCTACCTTGATTCACGATGATGTTATTGATGAGGCGGACAGCCGCAGGGGCATCCTTGCTGCCCACAAACAATTTTCCAACCGCATTGCTATCTACGCAGGTGATTATCTCCTTGTTTACGCTGGGAGGTTGGCCAGTAAGGGCCTTCGGCAACTCGGAGCCACTGAAGAGGATATGGATGGGGTCAAAGAAGGTGTTTTGGAGCGCATACTGGTCGGAGAGCTTTCTCAACTCATGAACCAATACAATTCCCAGATGACCATGAAGGCCTATTTGAAGCAAATCCAAGGGAAAACAGCCCTTCTCTTTGGTTTGGCCTGTCAAGTCGGAGCCTTTACCGTAGGCGGCGACAAGAAAATCCACCAAGAAGCCTTCAGGGCTGGTCAAGCCATAGGGATGGCCTTCCAGCTACGAGATGATTTGATTGATTACAGGCTGACACCTGATCAGTCCGGCAAACCAGCCCATCAAGATCTACAAAATGGTATCTATACAGCCCCTCTTCTCTTGGCTCTACGCACGGATAAGGGATTGAGAGATGCGCTTCAACAATTGGAAAAACATCCTGCGGATCCGGAGCTGGCCCAGCTCATTCTGGAAAGGGTCTGTCAGACATCAGCCCTTGAAGAAACAGAAACTCTCATCGCTGCCTATCTAAATAGAATGGAAACCCACCTCTTCAGAATGATTCAGCCAGAAGTAAGTCAAAACTTGACGGAGCTTATCAAAGGAGTCATGGGAAGCTACTATTAG
- a CDS encoding FMN-binding protein, which translates to MKTKKLLLKGLVLFGATVALAACGSSSTTSSSSSSSTATATWQDGTYTAESGVDDYGYKIVHSITIKDGKITESTFDYADKDGGLKSENAEYNTSMKEKAGVSAKEAIDQLNAELVETQALSDVDVVTGATHTSEDFKKSTEALLAAAEKGDTALITLK; encoded by the coding sequence ATGAAAACAAAAAAATTATTACTTAAAGGTTTAGTCCTTTTCGGTGCAACAGTAGCCTTGGCTGCTTGTGGTTCATCAAGTACAACGAGTAGCTCAAGCTCAAGTTCAACTGCCACAGCAACATGGCAAGACGGAACCTATACCGCTGAATCAGGTGTAGATGACTACGGCTACAAGATTGTTCACAGCATTACCATCAAGGATGGCAAGATTACAGAGTCAACCTTTGACTATGCAGACAAGGATGGCGGACTCAAATCTGAAAATGCAGAGTACAATACGAGCATGAAGGAAAAAGCTGGTGTTTCTGCTAAAGAAGCTATTGACCAGCTGAATGCCGAGTTGGTGGAAACTCAAGCACTTTCAGACGTGGATGTCGTAACAGGGGCAACCCATACATCTGAAGACTTTAAGAAGAGTACGGAAGCTCTGCTTGCTGCAGCTGAAAAAGGGGACACAGCCCTGATTACATTGAAATAA
- a CDS encoding FAD:protein FMN transferase: protein MVWWCFLLLGLALILPACQPQASHSESLTIVKKPLTRSENLLHTVVQLSIYHDGQEEVMEEAIAYVKEMEALLSTNLEGSDIYRINQAAGKEAVSVDPRTIDVIKEALAVSQLSQGRFDISIGAVSNLWKIGSEDARKPSDTEIQAALPFINYQDITLDEAKQTVAIKAGMTLELGAISKGYIADKLQELFASKGITTAIINLGGNVVVMGTSPTNEEGWNVGVQDPDEVRGTTVGSVRVTDGSIVTSGIYERYLEVDGVRYHHILDPSTGYPVENSISGVTVFSKTSVQGDGLSTTLFLLGLEDGLAFVNQLDGVEAVFIDKDAGVHLSDGLKDRFELSNEEYHLVENQTE from the coding sequence ATGGTCTGGTGGTGTTTCTTGCTTTTAGGGCTTGCTTTGATTCTACCAGCCTGCCAACCCCAGGCATCTCACTCAGAAAGTCTGACAATCGTTAAAAAGCCCTTGACTCGTAGCGAAAATCTGCTCCATACGGTGGTGCAGTTGAGCATTTACCATGATGGTCAAGAGGAAGTGATGGAAGAAGCCATCGCCTATGTGAAAGAGATGGAGGCCTTGCTTTCTACCAATCTGGAAGGCTCAGATATTTATCGCATCAATCAGGCAGCAGGAAAAGAGGCTGTTTCCGTAGATCCTCGTACGATAGATGTAATCAAGGAGGCTTTGGCTGTAAGCCAGTTGAGCCAAGGAAGGTTTGATATTTCTATCGGAGCCGTCAGCAATCTTTGGAAGATCGGTTCGGAGGATGCCCGCAAACCGAGTGATACAGAAATTCAAGCAGCTCTTCCTTTCATCAACTATCAGGATATTACCCTAGACGAAGCCAAGCAGACCGTTGCTATAAAAGCCGGCATGACTCTGGAGTTGGGGGCCATTTCCAAGGGCTATATCGCAGACAAGCTACAAGAGCTTTTTGCAAGTAAAGGCATCACAACAGCTATCATCAATCTAGGAGGTAATGTGGTGGTCATGGGCACTTCGCCTACCAATGAAGAAGGTTGGAATGTAGGTGTCCAAGATCCTGATGAAGTTCGTGGAACGACTGTCGGGTCGGTTCGTGTAACAGATGGCTCGATTGTTACATCAGGGATTTATGAGCGTTACTTGGAAGTAGACGGTGTTCGCTACCACCATATTTTGGATCCGTCAACGGGTTATCCAGTGGAAAATAGCATTTCAGGCGTTACGGTCTTTTCTAAAACGTCCGTTCAGGGAGATGGTCTGTCAACTACCCTATTCTTGTTAGGGTTGGAAGACGGCTTGGCCTTTGTGAATCAGTTGGATGGTGTAGAGGCTGTCTTTATTGATAAAGACGCCGGCGTTCATCTGAGCGATGGTTTGAAAGACCGCTTTGAACTGAGCAATGAGGAGTATCATCTTGTTGAAAACCAAACAGAATAA
- a CDS encoding 1,4-dihydroxy-2-naphthoate polyprenyltransferase — translation MRSIILLKTKQNKGFSLPVFLEFVEIKTKVASFFPMMIGILWSLYRYQKIDWLSTSLFALAVLSFDMCTTAINNTMDYYKAHDMTYRETANVVGKYQLKAKRVVEIIVGLLLFSILVSLGLVWQTDLVLLPMGIVCFLIGIFYTFGPLPLSRLPLGEVFSGLTMGFGIFFLAVFVQEPALLVTSQWSKDIFSLHLAWKHCLEVLFMSLPLVCLIANIMLANNICDLEEDLRNKRRTLVSYIGQKDSLLLYAALAFFPWVCWLLYGLTGFLPLWSLLGLVCAYPAYKSLRRFLKKQIKRETFIEAVKSFVLYSLLYSLTLLVALFF, via the coding sequence ATGAGGAGTATCATCTTGTTGAAAACCAAACAGAATAAGGGCTTTAGCCTTCCAGTTTTTTTAGAATTTGTTGAAATCAAGACCAAGGTTGCCAGTTTTTTTCCTATGATGATTGGTATCTTGTGGTCGCTTTACCGTTACCAAAAGATTGATTGGCTCTCAACCAGTCTCTTTGCTTTGGCAGTCCTTAGTTTTGATATGTGTACGACGGCTATCAACAATACGATGGACTACTATAAGGCTCACGACATGACCTATCGTGAAACAGCAAACGTCGTAGGCAAGTACCAGCTGAAAGCCAAAAGAGTGGTTGAAATCATTGTTGGCTTGCTCTTGTTTTCTATCTTGGTGTCCTTGGGTCTCGTTTGGCAGACAGATTTAGTCCTTTTGCCGATGGGAATTGTCTGTTTCTTAATTGGAATTTTTTATACCTTTGGCCCCTTGCCTCTATCGCGTCTGCCTCTGGGGGAGGTTTTCTCTGGTTTGACTATGGGATTTGGGATTTTCTTCTTGGCTGTTTTTGTGCAAGAACCTGCTTTGTTGGTGACCAGTCAATGGTCGAAGGATATATTTAGCCTGCATCTTGCTTGGAAGCACTGTTTAGAAGTATTGTTTATGAGCCTGCCCTTGGTCTGTCTGATTGCCAATATCATGCTGGCCAACAACATCTGCGATCTGGAGGAAGATTTGCGCAATAAACGCCGCACGTTGGTTTCTTACATTGGTCAAAAAGACTCCTTGCTCCTGTATGCTGCCTTGGCATTTTTTCCTTGGGTATGTTGGCTTCTTTACGGTTTGACGGGCTTTTTGCCGCTTTGGTCTTTGTTGGGTCTTGTCTGTGCCTATCCAGCCTACAAGAGCCTACGTCGCTTTCTCAAAAAACAGATTAAAAGAGAAACCTTTATTGAGGCAGTGAAGAGTTTTGTACTTTACAGCCTGCTTTACAGTCTGACCTTATTGGTCGCACTTTTCTTTTGA
- a CDS encoding NusG domain II-containing protein produces the protein MKSILQQFKPFDFILIGLALLLSFLPALWTYTSVQQEETAANPIALVKINGEVVDQFELSETTPHQEITYYPNPGQYNIVEIDGNRIRVKEDNSPDQIAVQTSWISQPGQLSVCLPHNLLIEIQAPDQEEEEDKLILPL, from the coding sequence ATGAAATCCATTTTACAGCAATTCAAACCCTTTGACTTTATCCTAATCGGCCTGGCACTGCTGCTCTCTTTTCTGCCTGCCTTATGGACCTATACCAGTGTCCAGCAGGAAGAAACAGCCGCGAACCCCATCGCCCTCGTCAAAATCAATGGAGAAGTCGTTGATCAGTTTGAACTATCCGAAACAACTCCCCACCAAGAAATCACCTACTATCCCAATCCCGGCCAGTACAACATCGTTGAGATTGATGGCAACCGTATCCGTGTGAAAGAGGATAACAGTCCCGACCAAATCGCGGTTCAAACTAGCTGGATTAGCCAACCGGGTCAACTCTCTGTCTGTCTCCCTCACAACCTGCTGATTGAAATTCAGGCACCTGACCAAGAAGAGGAAGAAGATAAGCTGATTCTCCCATTATAA
- a CDS encoding DUF3278 domain-containing protein, whose product MKQQPFFRRFIKFFYGIIGPLDEYKQEEANQIGGLGFIYLWYLIVPSSLFALLASHDYPHLVAYAYPIALIILTIVFAIYVTVQSLHKQVTSLDQEIEEYAAPVSNIRRNSTILCTSILFISQVLTSDWSDAGSLLAQLVNPKRLLMMLVQGIIFWFIFSALYRSKKHR is encoded by the coding sequence ATGAAACAACAACCTTTCTTCCGTCGGTTCATCAAGTTCTTCTACGGCATTATAGGCCCTTTAGATGAATACAAGCAAGAGGAAGCCAATCAGATTGGAGGGCTGGGTTTTATCTATCTCTGGTATTTGATAGTGCCTTCCTCCCTTTTCGCCCTCTTGGCTTCCCATGACTACCCACACTTGGTGGCCTATGCCTATCCGATTGCCCTCATCATCCTGACCATAGTCTTTGCCATCTATGTCACTGTTCAAAGTCTTCATAAACAAGTTACCAGTCTTGATCAAGAAATAGAAGAGTATGCCGCCCCAGTTTCAAACATTCGGCGAAACAGTACCATTCTCTGCACCAGCATTCTCTTTATCAGCCAAGTTCTGACGAGCGACTGGTCTGATGCAGGCTCTCTGTTGGCCCAATTGGTCAATCCCAAACGACTGTTGATGATGTTGGTACAAGGGATTATCTTTTGGTTTATTTTTTCTGCACTTTACCGCTCGAAAAAGCACCGCTAA
- a CDS encoding DUF3278 domain-containing protein, whose amino-acid sequence MKKETFQDKLIKRFYGIVGPLDEYKRREANRIGNICFMFSLPFLLVASWLALLLADKSPKLLATYFPLAILAFFFVVSGFIMLRGRQAGLASYDPDELSAKERKQVERAGLRAGIYFASWFYLWNAALAIWLDKLPPVAAFSSLKTLCSALFAGCLFGLFSHFIVRKRQLDTE is encoded by the coding sequence ATGAAAAAGGAAACCTTTCAAGACAAACTCATCAAACGCTTTTATGGGATTGTCGGCCCACTCGACGAATACAAGCGCAGAGAGGCCAATCGCATTGGCAATATCTGTTTCATGTTTAGTCTTCCATTTCTTCTGGTAGCCAGCTGGCTTGCTCTCTTGCTCGCAGATAAATCTCCAAAGCTGTTGGCCACCTACTTTCCTTTGGCCATTCTAGCCTTCTTCTTTGTGGTGTCAGGCTTCATCATGTTGAGAGGCCGACAAGCTGGACTGGCTTCCTATGACCCAGACGAGTTGTCCGCCAAAGAAAGAAAACAGGTAGAGCGAGCAGGGCTACGGGCAGGAATCTATTTCGCTTCTTGGTTCTACCTATGGAATGCAGCTTTGGCTATCTGGCTAGACAAACTGCCCCCTGTTGCGGCCTTTAGCTCCCTCAAAACGCTCTGCTCCGCCCTCTTTGCCGGCTGCCTCTTTGGTCTATTTAGCCACTTTATCGTCCGCAAGCGCCAGTTGGACACAGAATAA
- a CDS encoding helix-turn-helix transcriptional regulator — translation MNRVKDHRLILGLSQLELAKAIGVSRQTINMIENNKYNPSLDLCINLAKALQTDLNSLFWNE, via the coding sequence ATGAACCGTGTCAAAGACCACCGACTCATACTAGGCCTGTCTCAATTAGAACTTGCCAAGGCCATCGGCGTATCTCGCCAAACCATCAATATGATTGAAAACAATAAATACAACCCATCGCTAGACCTTTGTATCAACCTAGCCAAAGCCTTACAAACCGATCTCAACAGTCTCTTTTGGAATGAATAG
- the rsmH gene encoding 16S rRNA (cytosine(1402)-N(4))-methyltransferase RsmH, whose amino-acid sequence MTKEFNHTTVLLHETVDMLDIKPNGIYVDATLGGAGHSEYLLSQLTDGGHLYAFDQDQTAIDHAQHRLAPYIEKGQVTFIKDNFRNLKLRLAELGVTEIDGICYDLGVSSPQLDERERGFSYKQDAPLDMRMNREGSLTAYDVVNTYDYQDLVRIFFKYGEDKFSKQIARKIEQARALKPIETTTELAEIIKSAKPAKELKKKGHPAKQIFQAIRIEVNDELGAADESIQQAIELLALEGRISVITFHSLEDRLTKQLFKEASTIHVPKGLPFIPDDLKAPLELVNRKPILPSADELVANNRAHSAKLRVAKKVHK is encoded by the coding sequence ATGACCAAGGAATTTAATCACACAACTGTCCTCTTGCATGAAACAGTGGACATGTTGGACATCAAGCCAAATGGAATTTATGTAGACGCGACACTGGGTGGGGCAGGTCACAGTGAGTACCTGCTCAGTCAGTTGACCGATGGAGGGCATCTCTATGCCTTTGATCAGGATCAGACGGCCATTGACCATGCCCAACACCGTTTGGCCCCCTATATTGAAAAGGGGCAAGTGACCTTTATCAAGGATAATTTCCGCAATCTGAAACTGCGCTTGGCTGAGCTTGGCGTGACAGAGATTGATGGAATTTGTTACGATTTGGGTGTGTCCAGTCCGCAGCTGGATGAGCGGGAGCGAGGCTTTTCCTATAAGCAGGACGCACCGCTGGATATGCGGATGAACCGTGAGGGAAGCCTCACAGCCTATGATGTGGTCAATACCTATGATTATCAGGATTTGGTACGGATTTTCTTCAAGTACGGAGAAGACAAGTTTTCCAAACAAATTGCCCGTAAGATTGAACAGGCGCGTGCGCTTAAGCCGATTGAAACAACAACTGAGTTGGCAGAGATTATCAAGTCTGCCAAGCCAGCTAAAGAACTCAAGAAAAAAGGCCATCCGGCCAAACAGATTTTTCAGGCTATCCGGATTGAAGTCAATGACGAATTAGGGGCCGCTGATGAATCCATTCAGCAGGCCATTGAGCTGTTGGCCCTAGAGGGTCGAATTTCAGTGATCACCTTTCATTCCTTGGAAGATCGCCTAACCAAGCAACTATTTAAAGAAGCAAGCACCATTCATGTACCAAAGGGGCTGCCCTTCATCCCAGATGACCTAAAGGCACCTTTGGAGTTGGTCAACCGCAAGCCAATTTTGCCGAGCGCAGATGAACTTGTGGCTAATAACCGGGCGCATTCAGCCAAGTTAAGAGTGGCCAAAAAAGTACACAAATAA
- the ftsL gene encoding cell division protein FtsL, with translation MLQDRRRDATMRVIGDKIKTFSRVEKAFYGSIVLSGLILAIGIIFMQTRLLQIQSQMADVNQEINAKQVEIDDAKQAVNELTRSARLMEIAEKAGLTFNNDNIGVAE, from the coding sequence ATGTTACAAGATAGACGAAGAGACGCTACGATGCGCGTTATTGGCGATAAAATTAAGACCTTCAGCCGAGTGGAGAAGGCTTTCTATGGAAGCATCGTCCTATCTGGTTTGATCTTGGCTATTGGCATCATTTTTATGCAGACCCGTCTTTTACAGATACAATCCCAGATGGCAGATGTCAATCAGGAAATCAATGCCAAGCAAGTTGAAATTGACGATGCCAAGCAGGCGGTCAATGAATTGACCCGCAGCGCTCGTCTTATGGAAATTGCTGAAAAAGCTGGTCTGACCTTTAACAATGACAATATTGGAGTAGCAGAATAA